The sequence below is a genomic window from Halosolutus gelatinilyticus.
AGGCGTCCGCGAGCACGCCGACGGTCGCGGGATCGTCCACCTCGGGATCGTAGAACGGTGCCGAGGGGTCGGGCTCGCCGAAGAACATCACGTCCCCGAGGACGAATTTGCGGGGTTCGAGGTCGGCGATGACCGCGATCGCCTCGCGTTTCTCGTCGTCCGAGAGGTGGTGCATGGCGAAGTTCGAGGTGACGACGTCCACCTGCCCGTCGTACTCCGGTTCCCTGAAGGTTCCCCGATCGAATTCGGCGTTGTCGACTCCCCGTTCGCCGGCTTTCGTTCGCGCTTCGTCCATCATCCCCTCGCTGATGTCGCGGCCGACGACCCGGTC
It includes:
- a CDS encoding class I SAM-dependent methyltransferase, giving the protein MKKSLEDHAARFDEKAGEYDESKSDEYRACANLVIEHAAPASDDIVLDLGTGTGAIAIALAPDADRVVGRDISEGMMDEARTKAGERGVDNAEFDRGTFREPEYDGQVDVVTSNFAMHHLSDDEKREAIAVIADLEPRKFVLGDVMFFGEPDPSAPFYDPEVDDPATVGVLADAFTDAGFSLTAVERVHDQVGVLVVERTPTDADEVTDEGADE